GGCTGATGCCCTTGAGGGAATTAGTCATGTGCACTGCAGGCAGGATTCATGGCAATGGGAGGTTGTCTTTGGCTGGCAGCACGGGGTGGCAGGCATGCTAGGGCTTGTGGTGCCTAGGAGACCATGTGCCTCTTTGCCCCTGAGCATGGGGCATGCCATGATTTGGTCGATGGTAGGTCTTCCTGCGGGATTGATCATGAGCAGTTCAAGAACGACATTGAAACTGTTGGTGGAAACATGCTGAGGAACgaggaagaaggcagagctgATCTGCATCTTCAAGAGCTCAAAAGAGCTGGCTTGGAAGGGAAAGTGGCCAGCCACCATGAGGAAAAAGAGAACCCCTATACTCCACGTATCTGTGGGGAAGGCATCATATGCCTCCCCTCTAAAGAGTTCTGGGGCACAGTAGAGCAGAGTGCCACAGCAACCCATCGGCTTCTGACCAGGAGTGATGTGAGAGGCCAGGCCGAAATCGCTCAGCTTGGCATTCCCCTTGCCGTCGAAGAGAA
This DNA window, taken from Acomys russatus chromosome 22, mAcoRus1.1, whole genome shotgun sequence, encodes the following:
- the LOC127205488 gene encoding LOW QUALITY PROTEIN: sperm motility kinase X-like (The sequence of the model RefSeq protein was modified relative to this genomic sequence to represent the inferred CDS: substituted 2 bases at 2 genomic stop codons), translated to MGACDSIEKTFTTEYKIMRTLGXGHFAXVKLAFHEPTMTYVVVKILRNSKKRASLINNEISIMQSLYNPYIIKLFDMLQTRETTYLVMGHAPQGELMQRILQLGYLEESKALRLFSQFLHAVQYCHDNYICHRDITAKNVLFDGKGNAKLSDFGLASHITPGQKPMGCCGTLLYCAPELFRGEAYDAFPTDTWSIGVLFFLMVAGHFPFQASSFELLKMQISSAFFLVPQHVSTNSFNVVLELLMINPAGRPTIDQIMACPMLRGKEAHGLLGTTSPSMPATPCCQPKTTSHCHESCLQCT